The DNA window TTTTTACTTTGCAAAGTGGCGTATAAACGGTTAAGGGCGCTGATGTAGGCGCGCGCCGAAGCCACAATCACATCAGTATTGGCAGCATAACCAGAATAGGTGCGCCCTTCGTGCTTTAAACGAATAGTAACTTCTCCCATGGCATCAATTCCAGCCGTAACGGATTTAACGGAATATTCTGTTAACTCATTGGGAATATTTACCACTCGATTAATGGCTTTATACACCGCATCTACTGGACCTGTACCGATGGAAGCATCACTTAATTCCTTGCCGTCAGGGGTGCGTAATGTCACTGTGGCGGTGGGCGCTGAATGATCACCACAGGACACTTGTACTAACTCAAGGCGGAAAAGTTCGGGCGGTTGTTGAATTTCATCGTTAACGATGGCTTCCAAATCCCAATCGGTGATTTCTCGTTTTTTGTCCGCAACTTCTTTAAAGCGCAAAAAGGCTTTATTAAGGTCATTTTCTGATAAATCAAAACCCAATTCTTGCAGACGACTACGGAAAGCATTACGCCCCGACAGTTTACCCAAAACAATTTGATTGGTAGTTAAACCGATGGATTCAGCGTCCATGATTTCATAGGTGAGACGATTTTTCAAGACTCCATCTTGATGAATGCCAGACTCGTGAGAAAAAGCATTAGCGCCCACCACCGCTTTATTAGGTTGTACCATCATCCCCGTGAGATTGGAAACCAAACGGGATGTTTTATAAATTTGTTTGGTGTCAATATTGGTGAGGGGCGCTGTTGATTCCACCTCTCTGCCCAAAAACGGATTATAGTATTGACGGCGCACATGAAGTGCCATAACTAATTCTTCTAAGGCAGCATTTCCAGCCCTTTCACCGATACCATTAATAGTACATTCTAACTGGCGCGCGCCGTTTTTCACTGCTTCGAGGAAGTTGGCAACAGCCAACCCTAAATCATTATGACCATGAACGGAAATAATGGCTTGGTCAATATTCGGCACATTTTCTTTAATACCTTTGATGAGGGCGCCGTATTCGCTAGGGGTGGTATAACCAACGGTATCAGGAATATTCACCGTAGTAGCGCCCGCCCGTATTGCCACTTCTAGCACTTGATACAAAAATTCTGGATCACTTCTACCGGCATCTTCGGGGGAAAATTCCACATCATCGGTAAAGGTTTTAGCATAGGCTACCATTTCTGGCACGATTGCCAATACTTCTTCACGGGTTTTCTTTAACTTATACTGTAAATGAATATCAGAAGTGGCGAGAAACGTATGAATACGGCGTTTAAAAGCTGGTTGTAATGCCTCTCCAGCACTTTTAATATCTGCCTTGGTGGCGCGCGCTAGACCACAAATAATCGGTCCATTTTCCGTACCCACTAACTGGGCAATTTTGTTAACTGCTTCAAAATCTCCTACACTGGCATGGGGGAAACCAGCTTCAATGACATCCACCCCTAATTTAGCTAAAGCACGAGCAATATTTAATTTTTCTTCTGCATTTAAACTAGCACCCGGAGATTGTTCTCCATCTCTCAAGGTGGTATCAAATATAATAATTCGGTCGGGCTGGTTTGTCATATCTTCAGTGCTATCTATATTACCAACATTGTCTCTCTATATCATAGATCAATCGTCAATCATTTTAATTAAATTTTACCTGATCCCCCCAAATTTCTTGATCTCATTAGTTTTTAATCGTCTAAAATAAGAAAATATTTAATTCAAAAAATGGAAATTGAATTGATGAAAAATTTAGCGAATGCTACCTCCTACAAATATAAGGGTTTCGGGGTTTTTACTACTCTTTTAACTTTGGGTAGTGTTTTGGGGATGATGGGTGTGGCGGAGGGCGCTGTTTTTAATGCTACCTTTAATTCTACAGTTTTCCAAAATGATGGAGTTGATGGTGGTTTTGGTGTCGGGGATACATTCCTCGCCACGGTTGCCCTTGATAATGGTGGTAGTAGTGTTGAAAGTCAAACTTGGCAAGTTAGTGAGGTTCTCAGTATTACCTTTAATTTTGGCAATGGCGCCCATGTTACTACATTCGATAATACTATCGACTCCGGAGGTGGAAACTTTGCGACCGATAGTTCAGGGGTGCTAACTTCCGTTCCTAATTGGGGAAATTTCAATGCTAGTGACGATGTTATCTCTACTAACTCAAGCCAAACGCCCAGCCAGTGGGTTTTAAATGGTGGCAATAGTATTTATTTCACCGAAAGTTTTGCTAACTCAGTGGCTATTAATAACGAAGAGAATACTATTGTTGCGAGTAGTTGGAATATTGCGCCCTCCGTCACAACCCCAGAACCTAGTTTAATGTTAGGTTTAATTGGATTCGGTGCAGTGTTATTGAGTGGTAAGGGTAAGCCTAAAAAGTAACTTGATTATATTTTAATCGATTGTGGATTAAGATTTGACATTGTGGGTTGAATCCTATTCAACCCTCAAAAGCTACATTAACCATTGGAGTTGTTGCATTTTTTCTTGATAATTCTTTCGATGTTTTTTCATAATTGATTCCTAACAAATGGTTTATGATTGCTGTAGTTAAGAAAATTAAGAGTATGACAGCTATCAGGTGAAAAAATTTAATTGGAATGAAGACAAAAATAATTTGTTAATAAAAAGCAGAAATATCAGTTTTGCTGAAGTTATTAGAGCCATTAAAGAAGGAGATTTATTAGATATAATTGAACACTATCATCAAGAAAAGTATTGTCAGCAAAATATTTTTATTATAAAATTTAAAAAATATGTGTATTTAGTTCCTTTTGTTGAGAGTGATAAGGAGATATTTTTAAAAACAATTATCCCAAGTCGCAAAATGACTAAGAAATATTTAAGAGGTAAGGTTAATGAGTAACTTAAATCAAGAAGAGAAAGAGCTTTTAATGAGTGTGGAAAATGAAGAATGGCAAAGCATAAAAAGCCTTGAGAACGCTAAAAATATTTATCAAAGTTATGCTGAAAAATTTTTAGAAAAAGAAAGCTCAATCAATGTAATTTTATCAAGGGAAGATGAGGAAAAATTGTCTGATTTAGCCACTCAATTAGGTAAATCAACTGCTAGTTTAACAGGGGAAATTTTACATAAATATTTACAAGGGTTATTGATAGAAAAAACAGCTTAATTCTCTTTTTTATGAATCATTTTCATTGGCGCGTAGGGGTTGAATACTATTCAACCCTTACAAAGATTGAAATTAACCTTCTTGGTTTTCTTCTGAAGTCATAGAATCTTCTAAAACTTCTTCCTCATCTTCGGATTCAGGAGGATTTAAAGAACCTTCTGGCACTAAATTTACTTGATTTTTTTCCTGTAACCAAGTCAATGTTTTTTCCATCAATAAATCATTGCGCACAAATTTATCTAATTTAACAGGATCAATTTGAGTTGAATCCATATCCTTAGTAACTTCTTCTTTTTTGGCGTTAATTTCTTCATCACTTAAAGTAATGGATTCACGCTGGGCAATTTCAGCAATGATTAAGTTAGTATGTAGGTTCTTACTCGCTTCAGGTTTAGCGGTTTCTCTCATTTTACCTACCATATCTCTGCTAAAAAATTTATTAGGATCAACTCCCATGCGTTCAATTTCTCTGGCAGTTTGCATTAAGAGGTTTTGGACTTCTTCCTCTAGCATGGTTTCAGGTAAGTCAATAGTGGTATGTTTTAATAATTCCTCAACAATAGCACCATGAATATTAACTTTAGTATCATTCTCCGCTTTTTCTCGGTACTGCTTTTCTAAAGATTCCCGTAATTCTGCCATAGTTTCAAATTCGCTAACTTCTTTAGCAAAATCATCATCTAATTCTGGTAACTCTTTTTCTTTCAAGTCTTGAAGAGTAACAGAAAAAACCACAGGTTGACCAGCTAAATCTTTTTGAGGATAATCTTCAGGGAAGGTAAGGTCTAGTTTTTTCTCATCACCAATATTCATGCCGACGATACCTTCTATAAAACCGGGGATAAATTTACCCTCATCTAATGCTACTTCAAATTCTTGAGCGCTTGTGCCTTCGATTAATTCTCCCTCTTCTCCTTCATTTTCTGCTGGTTTACGTCCTTCAAAATCAACAATAGCAATATCTCCTTGTTGTGACGGGCGCCCTTCAACCGGTACTAAAGTGGCACGACGTTGACGTTGCTCTTCGATGACATCATCCACTTGCTTAGAATCATAGACGATTTCTTCCGCTTGTAGCTCAAAACCTTGATATTGTCCTAATTCTACTTCTGGAGGCACATCAACGGCTGCTTTGAAAGTAAAACCACCATTAGGTTGATAATTTTTAATTAGTTCCTCAAATTCAGAAATTAAACGATAATTACCTAAAGAGTTGATGGATTCTTGTTCGAGGGCAGTTTTTAAGCTATCTTGGATTAATTCTTCTAATACGGCAGCTTTAATTCTATCATGTCCTAACCTTTGCAATAAAATGGGTCGAGGTGCTTTACCCGGTCTAAATCCGGGTATATTGGTATTTTTGGCAATTTGACTAACTACTTTCTCATAAGTGGTTTTAGCTGTGTCTGCTGGAATTTCGATTTCTAAACCGATTTGACTAGCAGGAAGTTTTTCCTGTGTAATTTTCATAGAAATTAATACTTGTTTGCTTTTACTATAGATACGCTCTCATTATGATAAGGACATTAGGTCATTATCTGCAAGTAAAATAATTAACAATGGATAATTGACAATGAATAATTAATGATTCATTGCAAAATTAGTGTTACAAAATTACAAGCAAGGGGCTTAAGCCCCTTGTTATATTAAATTCAGAGAATAAATTACAATAAAACTTGGCGCCTTTGCGTCTTTGCGAGACACTCTATCACAATTATTTTTTTGATGAAGTGGTTTTGATAAAATCTATTACCACATCAGGCATCATATCATTAACGGCATTACCGCCGGGGCTGTGATGTTCATATACTTCTGATACTGGGAAATTATAGGTTTTTGATTCCTCTTGAGGGTCAGTATTTGGTAATAATTTAATCAAAAATAAGGGTAAAAGACTAGATAAATTAGTAATTAGTAACAATAACCACAGGTTAGTAAAATCTGTTTCTGTCACTCCTAACCAAGAAGTTAACAGCGCCCCTCCCTCGTGAGAAAGTAATCCGCCTAGATTCCAAATAGACATTAAAAGAGCGAAAAAACTGGCTTCGATACCTTCTGGGCATAATCTAGCGGATAAAACTAAAACAGGCATAAAAGCAATTTGACCCATCACCGTTAACACTAGACTATCACCAAGACTAAACCAATGATCGCTAATGCCTAAACTACGATTCCAATGGTTAACGAGGATTAAGCTAGTCAAGCCTAACAGGGAAGATATTACTACGCACCACCCCAACATGACACGGAAAGAGATTTGTTTTAACCATTTTTGATAACAGAAAATGCCGATTAACGAAGCAAGGCTAGTAATTAAACGCACACGCCCTAAAAATTCGGCGTTGAAACCTAATTCATTGGTGGTAAAAAAGAAAAAAGCAGAATCGGCGCTGGGGGTACTCTGCCATAAAGCAACAAAGATGACGGGCGCTAGAATAGATTTTTTGGTCAAAGTTTGCCATAATTGCTTAGTTTGAGCCAGAATGGGCGTTTTTTGGTCATTTTCTGTCACTGGTTGATCAATAATGAACCATGCTACCGCTATCACTAACAAAGGAAAACAAGCCGTTATTAAGAATATTTGACGGGCGCTGAAAAATTCCAGCAATAAACCGCTAAAATAAGCGGTGATAAGCCCTCCCACCGCAGAGCAACCCCAAGTAACAGATTGTAAAGAGCCTGACTTTTCTAAAGATTCATTTCTCGCCCTCTCCACCACCACAGAATCAACGATAACATCACTCATCGCCACGGAAAGGGAAGTTATTAAAATGGCAATAGTAACCCCCCAGACGCTGTTAACAATGGTAGCGAGAGCAACCCAAGCCAGCGCCCCCAACACCCCCGACAGCACTAAATAACTGCGACGACGATAGGCAAATAGAGGTTTACTGTCACTGAGAAAACCAATGAGGGGTTTAGTTATCCAAGGAATAGCCGCCACGCCCATTAAAGCGGAGACTTGCGCTGGGGATAACATCAACTCATCTTTGAGGAAAAAACTGACGGCTAACCTAGCTAAACCAAGGATTCCTTGTACAAAATATACGGTTAAAATTGCGCCCAATTCGGGAGTTAATTCATTGCCAAAGAGTAATTTATCTTCGATAAATTTCTTGATTTTGGTTGATGAGGAAATATTAATAAACATAAATAATTTTAAAGTTTTATTGCTTTATCTTATCTTAATGTAATTTCAGTTCGATCTGAAATCGTCTGGAAAGGTCGGCAATAATATTTTAAGTCTCAATAATCAGTTATCAAAAAAATTGTATTTTCCTAATTTCCCCACCGTGTAATGAATTACACGGCTAACAGAATAACGTTCAATAAATTGAACTAAGATATTGGAGTTGTTGCGAAATAGATTGTATATGTTGAAATTAATAAAATCTGTTTAATGCTCTGTTGCCTTCTGCCTTTCTCAATATAAACATACAATTAATTTTGCCTACCTATTTAGGTATTGCTGAAAAAGTGGAGTCGTGAGAGCAAATTGATAATTGACAATTATGAGGTTTTATTATCCTCATGTAGTATATGTAATTTTGTATTTTAATTGTATTTATATTCAAAAAAAGCGTAATTTTGCGTATTTTTTGATGCTTGTGTATGTCTTAACCTTTATTAATCAATACTTCCGAGTTATTCAGCAAACCCTACTTACTTATGACAGTTTTAAATCGTTTGTAGCAATAAGTTATTATGAAAAAATATTGAAAGTATTGCCCTAGAGCTTAACTAAAACATTTTTAGTGTGTAATTCGGAAAAAGATTGACAACCAGTGCAAAAAAGCACGGTTTTAATTTCTGCAGTTAGTAACTCTACTAAATCATCCAGCGCCCTCCCCCCCGCCAAAGCATCTCGTAAAAAAGGATAAGCCAAACCCACCAAATCAGCACCCAGCGCCCCTAATTTTGCCACTTCCAAGCCGTTGCGAATGCCTCCGGAAGCGATGAGAGGAATATCGGGATAGAGAGAAGCAATCTCCGCCACACATTGCGCCGTAGGGATACCCCAATTAGCAAAGGTTTTGCCTAATTCCCGTTGTAACTGATTATCTGCCCTTTCACTTTCCACCATGGCCCAAGAAGTGCCACCAGCGCCCGCCACATCAATGGCACTAACCCCCACCTTAATTAATTGCATAGCGAGAAGGGCGCTAATACCATTACCAACTTCCTTGATTACTACTGGCACAGACAAACCCTCACACACTGCGCCAATTTTGCTCAATAAATCCTTAAAATTGGTATCTCCCTGCGTTTGAATACACTCCTGTAAAGGGTTAAGATGTAAGATCAAACCATCAGCGCCCAAATAATCTACTAATTTTTGACATTCTTGGGCAGTATAACCATAATTTAACTGTACAGCGCCCATATTTGCCCATAATAAAATATCGGGGGCAATAGAGCGCACGTCAAAGGTAGCAACGATTTCGGGCTTTTCGATCATCACCCTACCCGAACCAACTCCCATGGCTAAACCGTATTTTTGCGCCGTCATAGCAAGGCGTTGATTAATTAATTGTGCTTTTTCTGTACCTCCCGTCATGGAGGAGATAAGGATAGGGGCGCTGATTTTTTGACCTAAAAAGCTGGTGCTTAAACTGATTTCTGCGTAATCTAATTCGGGGAGGGCGCTATGAGTGAAACTATAATTTTCCAAACCGTTAGTTATTTGCTGACATTGTACCTTTTCATCGAGACAAATACGGATATGGTCGTCCTTACGAGTTTGGGTACTATTTTGGTTTTCACTCACAATTTTCAAAAGCTAGTTTGTATCTAAGTTTACTAGACATCTCCAAAAAATAACATTCTTGCACCTTGTCTCGTGCTTTTAGCCCGAATTTGGTTGACGTCAATTATCCATTGTCAATTATCTATTATCCATTGTCAATTCTCAAAAGTTATCTTAACTACAGTCATCAAAAAGAATAGCTGTTATGATTGACTTTGTGTATGATTAAGACATAATCACAAACAATTTACTTAATTATTCTTTAATATTTTCTTACAAATTTATGGAAGCTGGTGGCAGGTCGAGGAATACGGTAAACAATTCCACGCACAATATAACGACTAATTTATTCGGCGGTGCAATCGCTTTAATAACTCTAATTTTACCATTACTACTCATTACCAATTTTTCGGATGATCTCCCAAACCCTTCATTATCGGAGACCAGTATATTTAATGTAAATAAGTAGATGTGAAAAAAAAGGGCAAAGGGCAAAGGGCAAAGGTAAATATAACATAATCTAACTTTTGGAAAAGGAGAAAGGGAAGCGGGGGGGGGATTATAATTCATAATTGATAATTCATAATTCATAATTCATAGTTATTCGGATAATACTTAAAGCAGATGTGGTAACGATGAGAGATAATAAAAATAGTAAAAATTCTTACCAAATTAAATTACTGTGTTATCTTCTATAATTTCCGATTTTAAGATTATTTTTGACCGTGACCCTGCCGCCCGTAATTGGTTAGAGGTAGTATTCTGTTATCCGGGGTTACAGGCGCTGGTGTTACATCGTTTTTCCCATTGGCTTCATCATCTCGGCATACCACTTCTACCCCGTTTATTATCTCATTTCGGGCGCTTCTTTACAGGCATCGAAATTCATCCGGGCGCTACCATTGGGGAAGGGGTATTTATCGATCATGGTATGGGGGTAGTCATTGGTGAAACTGCTATTATTGGAAATTATTGCCTAATTTATCAGGGTGTAACCTTAGGTGGCACGGGCAAGGAGACTGGAAAACGTCACCCTACCCTCGGTGAAAATGTGGTGGTGGGCGCTGGGGCAAAAGTATTGGGTAATCTATTAATCGGTAATGATGTGCGTATCGGTGCAGGTTCGGTAGTATTAAAAGATGTTCCCTCAGAATGTACTGTGGTTGGTATTCCGGGGCGCATTGTTTATCGTTCTGGAGTTAAGGTTAATCCCCTTGAACATGGTAACTTACCTGATTCGGAAGCGACGGTAATCCGTAGTTTAATTGATCGTATTGAGTCTCTGGAAGCGGAAGTTAAATTTCTCAAGCAAGAAAAATTAATCAATTACAAATAAAATAGACTTCTCCAACAATTAGGATTTTGCGCGGTGAAACAGGCACCTTGCCTGTATTTCTGGAGAGTTCTAATAGCTTACTTTTTGTTGGGTTTCGTAACCTCAACCCAACCTACAGATTACTGATAATTGTCAATTATCCATTGTCCATTGTCAATTTGCCCTCACTACTCCACTTTTTCAGCACCACCTATTTACCTTTGCCTCTTGCCCTTTTAAGATATAATACTAAGGTTAAAATTACCAAGACGAGTATATGTCAGCGCCCTTCACCCCAGCCGAAATCGCCTCAGAAGGCATCAAACCAGCAGAATATGAAGAAATTGTCCAACGCCTTGGCAGACATCCCAACCGTGCTGAATTAGGGATGTTTGGGGTGATGTGGTCTGAACATTGTTGTTATAAAAACTCGAAACCTCTATTATCGCAATTTCCTACCACAGGCGAAAGAATTTTAGTAGGACCGGGGGAAAACGCTGGAGTCGTGGACTTTGGCAACGGTTTAAGGGTGGCTTTTAAAATTGAATCCCATAACCATCCCAGTGCCATCGAACCGTTTCAAGGCGCAGCCACAGGAGTAGGCGGTATCCTCAGAGATATTTTTACCATGGGCGCGCGCCCCATCGCTATCCTCAATTCTCTCAGATTTGGTAATTTAGATAATCCTCACACCAAACGCATTTTTAAAGGAGTGGTGGAGGGTATAAGTCATTACGGGAATTGCGTGGGCGTACCAACCGTAGGGGGTGAAGTATATTTTAACCCTGCTTACAAAGGCAATCCCCTAGTTAACGCCATGGCTATCGGTTTGATGGAAACTGATGACATCGTTAAAGCCGGAGCTTCGGGAGTTGGTAATCCTGTTCTTTATGTCGGTTCGACTACTGGAAGGGATGGTATGGGGGGCGCTAGTTTTGCCAGCGCAGAGTTAACAGATCAATCTATGGATGATCGCCCGGCGGTGCAAGTAGGCGATCCTTTTCTGGAAAAATCCCTCATTGAAGCCTGTTTAGAAGCCTTTAAGACTGGGGCAGTCGTAGCCGCGCAGGATATGGGGGCAGCTGGGATCACTTGTTCTACTTCGGAAATGGCAGCCAAAGGTAATTTGGGTATTGAGTTAGATTTAGATAAAATTCCAGCACGGGAAACTGGCATGATTCCCTATGAATATCTCCTCTCGGAATCTCAAGAGAGAATGTTATTTGTAGCTCAAAAAGGGCGCGAACAAGAATTAATCAATATTTTCGAGCGCTGGGGGCTTCATGCCGTGGTAGCTGGTAAGGTAATAGAAGAACAAATTGTGCGCATTTTCCATCAAGGTAAGGTGGCGGCGGAAGTGCCTTGCACTGCTTTAGCGGAAAACACCCCCGTTTATCACCATGAATTATTAACAGAAGCGCCCTCCTACGCTCAAACAGCGTGGGGCTGGAATGAGGACTTATTGCCCCCCTGTGAAGCGGACGGCGTTAAAGGTCAAAAATGGGGTGAAATTCTTTTAACCCTATTAGATCAGCCTAATATTGCTTCTAAACGGTGGATTTATCGGCAATATGATCATCAAGTCCAAAATAATACAGTAATGTTGCCGGGGGGCGCTGATGCCTCGGTAATCAGAGTGCGCCCTGTGAATGGTAAACCAGAATTGGCAACCACTGGTATTGGCGCAACTACGGATTGTAACCCCCGTTATGTGTATTTAGAGCCTCATTTAGGGGCATCTTTAGCGGTGGCAGAGGCAGCTCGTAATTTAAGTTGTGTGGGTGCCCTCCCCATTGCAGTGACGGATAATCTTAATTTTGGTAGCCCTGAGAAGCCTATCGGTTACTGGCAGTTACATCATGCTTGTGCGGGAATTTCCGAAGCCTGTCGTGAGTTTAACACCCCTGTTACTGGTGGTAATGTGTCTTTATATAATGAAACGGTGGATAGTGAAGGTAATCCTCAACCCATTTATCCGACTCCTGTCATCGGCATGGTGGGTTTAATTCCTGATCTTACTAAAATTGTTGGGCAGGGTTGGCAAAATGAAGGGGATTTAATTTATCTTTTGGGTGCTTTTAAGCCTACTTTGGGCGCTTCGGAATATCTCGCTACTATTCACGACACCATCGCTGGAAAGCCTCCTAGTCTTGATTATGCTTTGGAAAAAGCGGTACAAAGTGTTTGTCGTCAAGGTATTACCGATGGTTTAATCCATAGCGCCCATGATTGTGCGGAAGGTGGTTTATCTGTGGCCTTAGCTGAATGTTGTATCAGTGGGGTGAAGGGCGCTACTGTTTCTCTGCCTCATGGTGAAGGGCGCTTGGATGCTTTATTATATGGGGAGTGCGCCAGTTTAATTATTGTTTCTGTTTCTCCTGATAAACAAACAGATTTCGAGTCATTGTTACAATCTCAATTAGGGGATAAATGGCAAAAAGTCGGCACTGTTACAGGTGATAACCTAGAGATTAATTATCAAGAGCAAAATTTAATTCATGTATCTATTACCGACATGACAAAGACTTGGGGTAATGCTATTGAAAGACGATTGTAATATGGCGGAGGGCGCTGGACAATGGATAAGCCGAATAACTGATTTTACGCAGTCAAATGAGATATTAATAGTTTCAAAGGTTGAGTGCGAACGAAAAATTAGTGTTTTAAGGTTTATTGTGCCTAACATCAGTTAATATTCAAAATTAAAACCATATTCTGTTATTTCGCAACAACTATATTAAAAAATTTGTTTGATAACTGAGTTAATATTGAGAATAAAGATCAATTTTAATAACGGCTATGGCAGATTTAGAGAAAATCTTATTAGTAGATGACGAACCAGGCATCAGAGAATCAGTACAGGCTTACTTAGAAGATAACGAAGGCTGGGAGGTGAAAACGGCGAGTAATGCAAAAGAAGCGTGGGCAAATATTACCGAAGACATACCTGATTTAATTATTTCAGATATTATGATGCCAGAAGTCAATGGCTTACAGTTTCTCGCTCAACTCAGGGAAGATAGTCGTTTGCAAAATATTCCTGTGGTTTTCTTGACTGCTAAGGGAATGACAGGAGATCGTATTGAAGGTTATACTGCCGGATGTGATGCCTATTTATCCAAGCCTTTTGATCCTGAAGAATTAGAAGCCATTGTTAAAAATTTATTGGCAAAAAATCGTCTCAGGGAAGAATCT is part of the Cyanobacterium sp. T60_A2020_053 genome and encodes:
- a CDS encoding 2-isopropylmalate synthase: MTNQPDRIIIFDTTLRDGEQSPGASLNAEEKLNIARALAKLGVDVIEAGFPHASVGDFEAVNKIAQLVGTENGPIICGLARATKADIKSAGEALQPAFKRRIHTFLATSDIHLQYKLKKTREEVLAIVPEMVAYAKTFTDDVEFSPEDAGRSDPEFLYQVLEVAIRAGATTVNIPDTVGYTTPSEYGALIKGIKENVPNIDQAIISVHGHNDLGLAVANFLEAVKNGARQLECTINGIGERAGNAALEELVMALHVRRQYYNPFLGREVESTAPLTNIDTKQIYKTSRLVSNLTGMMVQPNKAVVGANAFSHESGIHQDGVLKNRLTYEIMDAESIGLTTNQIVLGKLSGRNAFRSRLQELGFDLSENDLNKAFLRFKEVADKKREITDWDLEAIVNDEIQQPPELFRLELVQVSCGDHSAPTATVTLRTPDGKELSDASIGTGPVDAVYKAINRVVNIPNELTEYSVKSVTAGIDAMGEVTIRLKHEGRTYSGYAANTDVIVASARAYISALNRLYATLQSKKETAVI
- a CDS encoding PEP-CTERM sorting domain-containing protein, whose amino-acid sequence is MKNLANATSYKYKGFGVFTTLLTLGSVLGMMGVAEGAVFNATFNSTVFQNDGVDGGFGVGDTFLATVALDNGGSSVESQTWQVSEVLSITFNFGNGAHVTTFDNTIDSGGGNFATDSSGVLTSVPNWGNFNASDDVISTNSSQTPSQWVLNGGNSIYFTESFANSVAINNEENTIVASSWNIAPSVTTPEPSLMLGLIGFGAVLLSGKGKPKK
- a CDS encoding BrnT family toxin; translation: MKKFNWNEDKNNLLIKSRNISFAEVIRAIKEGDLLDIIEHYHQEKYCQQNIFIIKFKKYVYLVPFVESDKEIFLKTIIPSRKMTKKYLRGKVNE
- a CDS encoding antitoxin, whose protein sequence is MSNLNQEEKELLMSVENEEWQSIKSLENAKNIYQSYAEKFLEKESSINVILSREDEEKLSDLATQLGKSTASLTGEILHKYLQGLLIEKTA
- a CDS encoding trigger factor, which gives rise to MKITQEKLPASQIGLEIEIPADTAKTTYEKVVSQIAKNTNIPGFRPGKAPRPILLQRLGHDRIKAAVLEELIQDSLKTALEQESINSLGNYRLISEFEELIKNYQPNGGFTFKAAVDVPPEVELGQYQGFELQAEEIVYDSKQVDDVIEEQRQRRATLVPVEGRPSQQGDIAIVDFEGRKPAENEGEEGELIEGTSAQEFEVALDEGKFIPGFIEGIVGMNIGDEKKLDLTFPEDYPQKDLAGQPVVFSVTLQDLKEKELPELDDDFAKEVSEFETMAELRESLEKQYREKAENDTKVNIHGAIVEELLKHTTIDLPETMLEEEVQNLLMQTAREIERMGVDPNKFFSRDMVGKMRETAKPEASKNLHTNLIIAEIAQRESITLSDEEINAKKEEVTKDMDSTQIDPVKLDKFVRNDLLMEKTLTWLQEKNQVNLVPEGSLNPPESEDEEEVLEDSMTSEENQEG
- a CDS encoding folate/biopterin family MFS transporter, giving the protein MFINISSSTKIKKFIEDKLLFGNELTPELGAILTVYFVQGILGLARLAVSFFLKDELMLSPAQVSALMGVAAIPWITKPLIGFLSDSKPLFAYRRRSYLVLSGVLGALAWVALATIVNSVWGVTIAILITSLSVAMSDVIVDSVVVERARNESLEKSGSLQSVTWGCSAVGGLITAYFSGLLLEFFSARQIFLITACFPLLVIAVAWFIIDQPVTENDQKTPILAQTKQLWQTLTKKSILAPVIFVALWQSTPSADSAFFFFTTNELGFNAEFLGRVRLITSLASLIGIFCYQKWLKQISFRVMLGWCVVISSLLGLTSLILVNHWNRSLGISDHWFSLGDSLVLTVMGQIAFMPVLVLSARLCPEGIEASFFALLMSIWNLGGLLSHEGGALLTSWLGVTETDFTNLWLLLLITNLSSLLPLFLIKLLPNTDPQEESKTYNFPVSEVYEHHSPGGNAVNDMMPDVVIDFIKTTSSKK
- a CDS encoding type 2 isopentenyl-diphosphate Delta-isomerase gives rise to the protein MKIVSENQNSTQTRKDDHIRICLDEKVQCQQITNGLENYSFTHSALPELDYAEISLSTSFLGQKISAPILISSMTGGTEKAQLINQRLAMTAQKYGLAMGVGSGRVMIEKPEIVATFDVRSIAPDILLWANMGAVQLNYGYTAQECQKLVDYLGADGLILHLNPLQECIQTQGDTNFKDLLSKIGAVCEGLSVPVVIKEVGNGISALLAMQLIKVGVSAIDVAGAGGTSWAMVESERADNQLQRELGKTFANWGIPTAQCVAEIASLYPDIPLIASGGIRNGLEVAKLGALGADLVGLAYPFLRDALAGGRALDDLVELLTAEIKTVLFCTGCQSFSELHTKNVLVKL
- the cysE gene encoding serine O-acetyltransferase, coding for MLSSIISDFKIIFDRDPAARNWLEVVFCYPGLQALVLHRFSHWLHHLGIPLLPRLLSHFGRFFTGIEIHPGATIGEGVFIDHGMGVVIGETAIIGNYCLIYQGVTLGGTGKETGKRHPTLGENVVVGAGAKVLGNLLIGNDVRIGAGSVVLKDVPSECTVVGIPGRIVYRSGVKVNPLEHGNLPDSEATVIRSLIDRIESLEAEVKFLKQEKLINYK